One genomic window of Equus caballus isolate H_3958 breed thoroughbred chromosome 6, TB-T2T, whole genome shotgun sequence includes the following:
- the TM4SF20 gene encoding transmembrane 4 L6 family member 20, whose protein sequence is MTCCEGWTSCNGFSLLVLLVLGVILNAIPLIVSLVDADQVFQNPISCFEWWFPGIIGAGVMVIPATSMSLAARKRACCNSKVGMFLSSLLNIITVIGAVYCMLVSIQALAEGPLICNSQGNSTSSCEFSFKNLRDIHLESFNVRWFFNESCVTSTGFTNPTNNDIMASNWGKNSLNSTENKYRIIHFSVFLGLLLVGILELLFGLSQIVIGFLGCLCGVSKRRSRIV, encoded by the exons ATGACCTGCTGTGAAGGATGGACATCCTGCAATGGATTCAGCCTGCTGGTTCTACTTGTGTTGGGGGTAATTCTCAACGCCATACCGCTAATTGTCAGCTTAGTTGATGCAGACCAAGTTTTTCAAAACCCCATCTCTTGCTTTGAGTGGTGGTTCCCAGGAATTATTGGAGCAGGTGTGATG GTCATCCCAGCAACATCAATGTCCTTGGCAGCAAGAAAAAGAGCATGCTGCAACAGTAAAGTTGGG atgtttctttCCTCGCTTTTGAATATAATCACAGTCATTGGTGCTGTGTATTGCATGTTGGTATCTATCCAGGCTCTCGCAGAAGGTCCTCTCATCTGTAACTCTCAAGGCAACAGTACTTCCAGTtgtgaattttcatttaaaaacttaaG GGACATTCATCTAGAATCCTTCAATGTGCGGTGGTTCTTCAATGAATCTTGCGTAACTTCTACTGGTTTCACTAATCCCACCAACAACGACATCATGGCCAGCAACTGGGGGAAAAACAGCTTGAATtctacagaaaacaaatacaggATTATCCATTTCTCAGTATTTTTAGGTCTCCTGCTTGTGGGGATTCTTGAGCTCCTGTTTGGACTCAGTCAGATAGTCATCGGTTTCCTCGGCTGTCTGTGTGGAGTCTCCAAGCGAAGAAGTCGAATCGTGTAA